The following are encoded in a window of Fusarium falciforme chromosome 11, complete sequence genomic DNA:
- a CDS encoding Zn(2)-C6 fungal-type domain-containing protein, producing MDYETPSPQQNGAGKRGKPSKACVPCRARKIKCDAAVTGLPCSSCVSRQCVPNCVLSARKPRRRIVRTVAVEKESRAPRPDEHTPEHAINSAQTTRTEASDQVTLPQTSPLDHNSSTPRDHQSRPDLHYLNILHDAITDSPTSPQHASNDTPGSRPDDDLIPRIRLWNKPPELDEVDNEFLTKKGVFDLPAPCYMDMLVRTYFHQACSCSPVIERVEFLRSYQSGACSLFLLYAIFAAATLFAPPEAISGCGFTHRSAAQESFFLKANLLYDFQYEKDTLRMLQGSLILGVIILDHPTDRDFQYWFHNSIRLAVKLDIHNTCARGDASFRQLKLYRRIWWVLYIRDVFHSFVNTQNLRLLESVPLLKLLNKDDWEIDDIHEESDLWSPISHQQKTSLIAHCELAQIFGNCLSTVKNGSHQGSHQDVRQLMRPLDVWRTSLAKKMGITDPFHDSEIYYPETLATSYRFEAIMCRLLRRCWRSQNVSGSEWAKQRLRLAIFELDTIAKRVLANGTIQKFPLTFVSTMPALLALHIETALDPSETDLVRSMAKLSISQTMLALDQIKDVPAISRALPAFEMVLSKKNLYSTPSSHSESMQSPSAQDRPNQSSALLDAHTGIDSHLGLGEHLSPHGDFLGFDFLDRWEMEELDFTGIY from the exons ATGGACTACGAAACGCCCTCTCCTCAGCAGAATGGAGCGGGGAAAAGAGGGAAGCCTAGTAAGGCGTGCGTTCCCTGTCGCGCACGCAAGATCAAGTGCGACGCTGCTGTGACTGGACTGCCCTGCAGCAGCTGTGTCAGCCGACAGTGCGTCCCGAATTGTGTCTTGTCGGCGCGCAAACCCCGAAGACG GATTGTACGCACAGTTGCCGTCGAAAAGGAGTCCAGAGCACCACGACCTGACGAACAT ACTCCAGAGCACGCAATAAACAGCGCCCAAACAACACGTACAGAGGCGTCGGATCAGGTAACCCTACCTCAGACATCTCCTCTGGATCACAATAGCTCCACCCCTCGGGATCACCAGTCTCGGCCTGACCTACATTACCTCAATATTTTGCACGACGCCATCACCGACTCGCCAACAAGTCCACAGCACGCCAGCAACGATACCCCCGGGAGCCGACCTGATGATGACCTCATCCCTCGGATCCGGCTCTGGAATAAGCCACCGGAACTAGATGAGGTGGACAACGAGTTTCTTACTAAAAAGGGAGTTTTTGACTTGCCTGCTCCATGCTATAT GGACATGCTTGTTAGGACGTATTTTCATCAAGCCTGCTCTTGCAGTCCCGTCATCGAAAGAGTGGAGTTTCTCAGAAGCTATCAGTCGGGGGCCTGCTCCTTGTTTCTACTCTACGCCATCTTTGCAGCCGCAACTCTCTTTGCGCCACCGGAAGCCATATCCGGCTGTGGATTCACTCACCGTTCGGCTGCTCAAGAATCGTTCTTCTTAAAGGCAAATCTGCTTTACGACTTTCAGTATGAAAAAGATACCCTGCGCATGTTGCAGGGTTCACTCATCTTGGGTGTCATCATTCTTGACCATCCAACAGATAGAGACTTTCAGTATTGGTTCCATAACTCGATCCGCCTTGCAGTCAAGCTTGATATACATAATAC GTGTGCTAGAGGAGACGCATCTTTCAGACAGTTGAAGCTTTACAGGCGGATCTGGTGGGTTCTTTAC ATTCGTGACGTCTTTCATTCGTTCGTCAACACACAGAATCTTCGACTCCTTGAGAGTGTTCCCCTGTTAAAACTCCTCAACAAAGATGACTGGGAAATCGACGACATACATGAAGAATCCGACTTGTGGTCACCGATATCCCACCAGCAAAAGACTTCACTAATTGCCCACTGCGAACTGGCCCAAATTT TTGGAAATTGCTTGTCGACAGTCAAGAATGGGTCTCATCAAGGGTCTCATCAAGATGTACGCCAACTGATGCGTCCACTGGATGTTTGGCGTACGTCCCTCGCTAAGAAGATGGGTATTACCGACCCTTTTCATGATAGCGAGATATACTACCCAGAGACCCTCGCAACAAGCTACAGGTTTGAAGCCATCATGTGTCGCCTACTTCGTCGCTGCTGGCGTTCGCAAAATGTGAGTGGAAGTGAGTGGGCGAAGCAGAGACTTCGGTTAGCCATCTTTGAGCTTGACACCATCGCCAAGAGAGTCCTGGCGAATGGAACTATCCAGAAGTTCCCATTGACTTT TGTCAGTACAATGCCGGCTCTCCTGGCACTTCATATCGAAACAGCACTTGATCCGTCAGAGACAGATCTTGTCCGCTCAATGGCCAAACTGTCAATTAGCCAGACAATGCTGGCTCTTGACCAAATCAAGGATGTTCCTGCAATATCACGAGCCCTTCCGGCCTTTGAGATGGTGCTCTCTAAGAAGAACCTTTACTCGACTCCATCAAGCCATTCCGAGTCCATGCAGTCACCCTCAGCCCAGGATCGCCCGAACCAATCGTCTGCGTTATTGGACGCGCATACTGGCATAGACTCGCACCTCGGTTTGGGGGAGCATCTTTCTCCTCATGGCGACTTTTTGGGATTCGATTTCTTGGATCggtgggagatggaggagttGGACTTTACAGGCATCTACTGA